The Porites lutea chromosome 9, jaPorLute2.1, whole genome shotgun sequence sequence gacccttgctcaccaacgagtcctcagttgctcagaggttagagcatccgatctagaacacggagggtcgtgggctcgaatcccatctggggctcagattttctctgtgtcctcttatggttgattctttacatctccctttatttcttttataatattaatatcagttgcataggttggttggttggaggctccttcatgggtgagacatttcttgctattaatgtgactgtgtgatacagttaagccttaatgtgttgcttttgatggactgtgtgactgcgagatgcggttcgcaagtccaacccacaaaaatgacccttgctcaccaacgagtcctcagtagctcagaggttagagcatccgatctagaacacggagggtcgtgggctcgaatcccatctggggctcagattttttctgtgtcctcttatggttgattctttacatctccctttatttcctttataatattaatatcagttgcataggttggttggttggaggctccttcatgggtgagacatttcttgctattaatgtgactgtgtgatacagttaagccttaatgtgttgcttttgatggactgtgtgactgcgagatgcggttcgcaagtccaacccacaaaaatgacccttgctcaccaacgagtcctcagtagctcagcggttagagcatccgatctagaacacggagggtcgtgggctcgaatcccatctggggctcagattttttctgtgtcctcttatggttgattctttaaatctccctttattttcctttattaatATCAGTTGcataggttggttggttggaggcTCCTTCATGGGTGAGACATTTCTTGCTATTAATGTGGCTGTgtgatacagttaagccttaatgtgttgcttgtgatggactgtgtgactgcgagatgcggttcgcaagtccaacccacaaaaaatgacccttgctcaccaacgagtcctcagtagctcagaggtttGTAAGGAGAGATTTCCCATGTATTCTTTATTTGATTCGAATTTCATATCTAGCTTTTAAATATTCTCTTTGAAGTTGTGTTAGCCGTAATTTACATTGAATTTgcattgagttgttttagttcccttaaattatacacattttacttcaatgtttacttttaaaaggataatttgTTTCTGGATAATTATACAGCTTAGTCACTGAATAATTAGATCTTTCGCCTGTTCAAATACAAACCGTtcgtagtttttagttttgacattttaggGAATCCTGAGCAAAGGAAATTCTAACTCTTTTAcacagctttctttgtaaatttcctaaattcacttgtttgactgacatttaattttgagttatttagtttaacatatgaactttaaaactgaattgatccagatttgttttcgctgttcagctgattttattcagccttctttccatttgttttgtgatgttgtaaTAAGTTGATCGGTTAGTATAAATAGAGCACTGTTATTCCTGTTTTACGATTTACATTGCGAAGTTATATGCTCGTCGATTTTACATTGCGGATTTAATTGATTGTACAAGTTACGTTAACGAGTCgaagattaaactgttgaagtccaAGCTTGAGTCCTGTTctgtttccagttgtagcagatccgGTACCTTGGAATAGTGACGAGTTCCTTTCCCGCTAGCCAAGCGAGTTGCGAGTTAGTTTTCCCCCTTGTTGTCCTTACGCCGAAGTCGCTCGAGTTCTCTTTACGCTTAATTTCGCGATTTGTTGCTGGAAGGGCAAAACTTATCGTCAcaggttagagcatccgatttagaacacggagggtcgtgggctCGAATCCCATCTgaggctcagattttttctgtgtcctcttatggttgattctttacatctccctttattttcctttattaatATCAGTTGcataggttggttggttggaagagatatgttcttctctaaactagaacctaaaataccgtttctacgactacaatcacatgagtccttattatcacatctgaTGAATTCTACTGACTATTTTGTTAACATCCAATaaatttcatttatatcaacttgctttgaattgagagacaaacttatctccggaataattaatcctactgatggttagaaataaacaatgattaataagtttcaaattattttaaacatttaatttacaaggaaccaatgattaatttcaagtagcttttgcaatactgtaatactttgttatggtcatgcaaataaagcttattgttgttgttgttgttgttgttgttgttgttgcaaccTTGGCTATACGTACAGTCCACCGAGCGGTTACAGCTACGGCAGCACATTCGCCCAAACATTCCTGGCAGGAACTTACAACTTCACACCTGACGAAGTAGAAACGTTTTACGAAACAACATGAACATAGTAAATAACATTCGAGTTGGACGGGTTGATTTGCATCATAAAAGTTGAAACAAGATTCATAACTAAAGTAATCACCACTAAGAATATATCCTGTTCAAACAATCACAGACACTTGGCTACTGCCTCAGAAacaaggctataaaaaaaagtttagatGAAGTAGGCTGATAACCATGTAATATACTGATCATAATAATAGAGAGCCGCAATTTTTAGTACAAAGACTGTCTTTCAGTTGCTTTCAGCATTGTTTACAAAAGAGGAGTTAATATGCCACGACGTCACCAATGCAGATGTAGAGGTGTGTTACCGGATAACACACTCTGAGAATAATATGAGCATAAttctttttagtatatactaaaacagtaaatagtgtttttcgggcgttctgattggctactcaatcagtgaatatcctgtactattcactgattcacctccagttcctccgagcgagcgacgccaaactcgcgtaagttgcgagcaaaatgctttcccggtttgctgccgtaacaaactaagaaatttcacaactaatcaagcaagctatttccgaaatacatgaagaaggtgacgaagttcggtttggaagttttaacaggtaaagctttgtctttttgacttgaatagtttatcgataaaaccggtgaaaaagttttttgtttacaaatgcaaattaagcgtaagtcttgcgttactttttttagttgacttgttcataagtAAGCTTAAACTAAATTTGAGACGAGCGCAAACAGTTTGCGACTCAtttgacagcctacaagacgagactgattatcttaacaacgtttttagtaagaacaattacaacacggactttgttagacggaacactcacagtataattgattccaacactcagaccaacttcaactctggccctgttacgacagcgactataccgtacatcagaggcacctctgaaactatcccacgtatattacaaccttacaatatacgtgttgcacacaaacggATAACCACTTTACGATGATTGCTTACTAAtttcaaggacaaagacaaaccggaggacggACAGGGAGCAGtgtacaagatcaaatgctgcgactgccaggcttcttacattggtcatagttattagaggagactggttatgaaaagggcaaacatcaatgataaaaacaacagtgctgcagtttatgttggaagcaccctgaaagtgcacaatcctttgttttctgttggcaaattgttacggaataaattaatgcaacgtttttattggtcaatacaatcaaaatgataggaattcttttgaacgttgtgcactttcaggtccacaaaaacatataacaaaggagtctgacgggtttcataaccattccattCAATTAACTAtgcattggtgaaaccggcagaaagcTAAGCACGcaactgaccgaacacaaacgagcgacgcggaatggtgacgtcaacaatcacattgctgagcaccatttacagacgaaacatcaaattgactcaGAACAAATGCCACTGAATCGTTtgcaacagttaccagcgccgtacaaacgacttatatCAGtgtacaaccttacaatataggTGTTGCACATACACAAACCGATAGCCACTTTACGACGACTGCACGGCTTAACTGAAAGggcgaccaataacatcgctaGGTAATTGACCAAACAGATCAACAACCAGAGtgtaataccatcaactgacgtgatacaactcactttgcctctgaagatgactaccgcacaggtcgtcgaaacgtcagtcactgtcaacaacaacagtccaattcaggactacgttcacccggacgatcaaacacaacctacttttaaaatatttgtatAGAATATtcagttcttttttatttttcctatcgtttttcttttcctccttgTGTAAAGAAAGCCGCTTACACTTTCGCAACTGatattctattgaaaaagtctCGTCAACACCCTCTTTCGGAAAGAAACCCATATTTCAGTCTGTCCTGTTTTATTAGAGAGTGTAAGTTCGTTAATTAAGTTGTTTAAACAACAATATATCCTGTGGATTGTTCGTTGAGATTGTAAGATGCGTAATGGTATTGTGATCCATTCAGCTGTCTTATTCTGAGGAAAGACCGCCTTTTTCCATATTTCATTTGTTTACTACTTGAAGCAAATATTGTAAACtaaggaaaaatgtaaaaccTTATTTCAAGTTATTTCAACTGAACTTGTAAGAAAGTTTTACCATCAAACTGatcattgtattttttttctaagtcccTGGCGTTgtgtttctggaaaacagccgAGTTCCAGTTTAAAAATATCGGAAATAGGTTGTTCTTGTAACGACGTACTAACTTAGCGCAACTGCTCCATGGAAATTCATGAACTGAATTTGGGTGGCAGTTCGCGCCTAAAACCGTGAACTTGGCTGTGTGCCCATAAAAACGCAGCGCTAGAACTAAGATCAGAGAGAGAGAGTTGCTTTACTCTGAGATATAGTAAGcgtcaagagaggataaaggggacagagaaggcatcccccgtacacaccctattccataggtaattcgtctcgagttatttttagaatcgggataaagttacctcgcgcgttGCGTGGATGTTttgtggaggtttcgcatgactaaacgccgtgcaaaacatgtcgggcgaaaggcaatgaaagcgtaaagagatcgagagcattgttgaatattgaagcgaaatgcgTCGGCGCTcactgggaaaagggaatcgctggactctttgacaacccgtgaaatcagtttaactcgaagttgtcgtaacctcagtgctctgataaaatgagaaatttcgccggtctattgaaaccggtcgtttgtacaataaagcaagtaggacgccaagtgttatttttgttgaataataaaagactaataaaagaataaatatcaaaccagaaattgctctcttcaaagagtaaattataaataatcattagagaatattcagtgttaaggatttccctgctgtactgttagctctatacaagagaggaagggcgattcttttttaatttccgtttcgcttacacagctttagcagacatctctctgtagtcgttttcgtcgacaaaacaaagagcaatattgctctccgcgtcttccgccattttgttgtgcgtcaattcgtgaaggacgcgtggctctgagcgtgggtcatccacgcggaacacattcgcgctatgtgattggctgttgtctaatcccccttgagatctgtggtgttaaaaataactcgagacgaattacctatggaatagggtgtgtatgggggatgccttctctgtcccctttatcttCTCTTGGTAAGCGTATAAttacaagaaagaagaaaatacgGTACAACAACTTGAAAGAATGAGTTTTTGGACTGAGTTTCTGAGTCTTCTGTATAGCCTGACTGAAGAGCTAGTTCCCCATCAAACATACAGTCTTGCTATCACAAGACGCAATAAAAAAGGGTGGATTCCTCTGTACCGATGTATTTTGGACAAAGACTTGTTTTCTGAAACCCGGTGGAGAGAGATAAAGTAGTGCTGAACATCTTTTGTTACCTTTGGGATTTCATGAATTGTCTTAAAATtctataactaaatattctgcagttaaaaaacctttaaaaggtttttttttaaccgGATCTAAGATGCTCCGTGACGCCCGTGTGTTCATTTAGGCCTTGCGGGTTTCAATTTCATTTCACTAGCCAGGAGTGGGCCCCAATTCCAGTTATAGTGACCGTTACCATAATTGGAATTCAGGCTTGAGCGAGCACAGCTATTATACCACCATGCTCCCTTGTTAATTACAGCACAGTTACTACTATTTTCGTCATTATCTCGGTCCTTAGTACTGAAAGCCATGCCATCATGAATAGCCAGTTGATCCGTAGCTGTACCAGtgtaaaatccaacaaacagCGTGTAGCTAGACGCCTCGTTAGCAACTGTAAAATTACTGTATTTGGCGTACTTGTTGCCATTATCTTTTGTCTTAATTTCTACTCGCAGCTGACTCGGAATCTCTGTCAGTTGATGAATTTTTTCGTTTCCAAGCCAAAACTCTCCTCTGACGTCACCAAAGCCGTTTTTGTACTCCTCCCACCCCCTGTAGAATCCAACAAAACCATTAAAGCGCTTGTGAAAGACTGTCCATCCTCCGCCATCAGTTGTCATGTCACAGAACACCTCAAAACTGgttttatttgtatttgttgGGTTTACTGTGTAAAGGCCATTCTCTTTGAAACCGGCGTTCAACAACTCGGCACAATCTCGGGCtgtaaaagttgaaaaataataaaaatcaataaagtcagttactataaataaataaatggataactaaataaatgagttaacaaaaaataagttATCATATCGAGCCTCACTTTTAGGTTCTAACAACCTGTGAAAGAATCAGTGCAAACTTAGTTGGATTATGGAACTAAGACGTTAAATTGACTTTTGGCAAGACAATTTGTCGACCACTATGGTCGGGGAGACGGAGAAAAAATTTCCTATCTATGTTTGTCCCATCAGCTTTAAAACTTGCCTTCAACTTTAATTGTTACCTACATTGCTGATATTGATCTACACCAAGATGCGGCTTCCCCTCACTGTCGTTTAATTTGTCCAAGTGgtccttgcaagaatttttcGTCATCGGAGTGAGTTAGCTTCTGGGTGAGCTTTAATTTAATTGAGGAAAGGGTGGGGGGAAGCTCAAAACTCATTACAGAGGAAAAATTTGGATAGAAACTGTGCCATTTTCTTGAATAGGACTTCCTTGACCAGCATTTTAAGTAAAACCTTAATGTAGAGTGAAAGCTGAAAATACTGATGCGTAAACCTGCGAAGCAGTTGTTGCACGAATTAAGTCGAAttgaaatcaaaacatttttttcagtaAGTTAATTTCGGCATACAAGGAAATTTTTAGCATCAGGCTTACGATTGATTTTCTTCCCAGACGCAGGGTTTGCTTCAGAAACATGGTTTTGTCTCAGGCCCCTTTTATACGGAGAAAAATTGTCCGAGTAGCGGAGCTATtctgggcgagccaactttttaTAAATTCCCTTACAAAACGAGGCGAATCGTTtaaatgagaaacaaaaagttagCTCTACAAAAGGAAACAACCTAGCAGGGTCACACTTTTGTGATTGTAGGGTGACCATCCTAGCTGGGCCAACTTTTCTTCATATAAGcactttggctcgcccaacCTAGTCAAGTCGGTCAGGGCCATCAGGGCATGCGCGCGCCATTTAGATAATAAGAGTATTCCAGAGGGGTGAACTTTTTTCTCTTATAAACGCTCTCTAAAGTTGACTCGGCTAGAAGAATCACACTCTTTcccgggacaacttttctccatgtAAACGGGGCCTTAGTTCGATTAAGGGTTGGTTTTTTAAATATTGAAGGGGAAATAATGATTTGGGAGGGAAATAAATTAGAAAAGGTATACGCATAAACGAGTATGAGTTAGTCTTctaatgggatcagaggcaccttgttgtggtggtggagtATCTGGTAATTGTCTACCAATTTTTCATAtcatcttttaatttttgttaacccccaaatccaatattttctaatttttccaACACTTTAAACATCCCCCCCTAATTTTtgtacattaaaaacattcgaaaaatcatccaaaattctcaaaaaaattattgaattaaGGACTCCAACTTAATGGAGTCATGTTTTGATTGCACGAAATCTTGGCTAGATATTTAAGGAAAAGGGTGGAAATCGACGAAAAATTATGCTTTTAACAATACTGCCCCCTTAGAGGGACAAATTAAGGGTGCCTTCCACTAACACAATCTATCCCGCTGGAAAAAGTGAACGCGGTGCAGAAAACTCCATTCACCGCGAACTCAAAAATGAGCGGCCGAAGACGCGCAAATGGGGAGAAGGAACGAAAAATCCACTAATGACTACTAattggattttttaaaaaaattacgaaCAGGAGCTTTCTTCATATCAGCGAATGAAGTTTGCTGAATACCGTCCTCTAACAAAGGGGCTGAGAGATTTTAAGCAATTTACAACAAGGAAAAAACTTTGGGCATTTTTTCCACTATAAATCCGGCAAAATTTTTACCTGACcgattttcattttatttgggCCACCAAATAATAAAAGATGAGGACATATTCTTCTATTCCCTCTAATATTTGAAATATCTATTAGGTAACCTCTGTTAACGTCACCTTAAAATTATCTCTGCTTACCAGTTTTCACAGTGAGTTGTACTTCAGTCTCCACGCGAACCGTCTCACTCTGAGCAGAGCAAGTATAAATATCACTGTCTTCAGCTGTCAAGCTGTTTATCTTAAGCTGTCCGTCCTTCACCTGTGTGAGTCCTTCTGGCATATCTCCTTTGCACCTTGACCATGTTATTTTCGGAACTGGATGCCCGACTGCGGAGCAGTTCAGTGTAACTGATTGTCCATGATAAAGCTCTATCTTCTTTGGTGGTTTGACAGTAAATTGAGGCACCACATTAACGATCAAAGTTGTCATGGCGTGCGAAGCGCCCATGGCGTTTTTAGCCGTGCAGATGTATGTTCCTCCGTCTTTTTTCTGCAGTTTTTTTATCGTCAAGGTTTGACCTTCTACAGCGCTTCTTCCAGTTGGAAGTTGATCAAAAAGCTTTGTCCAGGATATCACCGGAGGGGGATATCCGATGACCCCGCACTCGGGGAGACTGATATCTTTACCCATCTCAGCGTATATTGGTCCAGGGACAAGAGAAATGTCTGGAAGAGCTGTAATTGATGAACATTAtaagattagattataattCATCTTATATTTAATTGACGTAATCGATTTGCCTACTGTAGGGattcaatttaattttgttttttttatgcacTTATACTTCTTGGAAGAGAAGCGTGTAAAGTACTGATTGGTAGAGGGAAGGGATTAAAAATGTAGCACATGAAACATTTTTTCATCAAATCATAAATTTAGGGGCTACGTCTACTCGTAATTTATAAATCATATGGTAGAAATACACTTTTGGTTAAAACATAGtgatgaaaacaataaaaggtTGAGTTCAGGGATAGACAGCGCTTTTTAAAACTGACTAGACGGATTGATTGGAACAGACAGGGTAATAGGCCGTCCTGGAACAGGCCAGTAACCCAAAAATTGCAATAGTAACTGAAGAGATTTTTAGACATCAAGGAAAGAAAGCGGGATCGACGAGATAAATGTAGTTTTATCAATATTCGGTACAAAGACTAAGATAACTAAGTATGAGTGTACTGTAAACGTTCTGTCATAGAAGAGTGCATTTTATTGGACAAATTATTGctgtttattattttacctCGGACATAAAGTGTGACAGCTGCCTGAGCGGTTCCTTGGTCTGTACTTATTGTACAGACGTAAATCCCATTATCACTATTGATCACATTCTTCATATACAGTATTCCTTTGACGATGGCATATCTTCCAACGGGGATAGATCCATCTTTTTTAGTCCATGAGATTGTTGCAACAACGTTTTTATCCGGTGTACACTGAAATTTAGCTGACTCGTTTAAAGCGACAATCATAACAGCCGGTTTGACCAAAATCCCAGGAGCCTTAATGACGTCCACTGACTGGTTCACAACTGGTTGCAGGGAAGTTAGAATCGATGAATTTGATTCTCCAGGGTCCCCTCTTTGTCCCTTCAATCCAGGGGGCCCCTGAGGTCCTTGAGATCCTTGAGGTCCTCGGGGTCCTGCAGGTCCTTGAGGTCCTGGTGGTCCTTGAAGTCCCGGGGGTCCCCGAGGTCCCCGAGATCCCTTCACACATATTTGGCGTCCTTTCTTGGTGCAGACTCTACGTGTTGCAGAGTTGACAGCTTTAGTGATTTGTTTTTGTATCGCTGGAGTCAGAGAACTGTTGTTTTTGTCCGGGGGCTTAACGGCTCGAGCGCTTCGATGTCGTTTCACATCTGGATACAAATGCGAGTCAGTATTCACGGAAAGAATATCTGAAACAAAAAAGTGGTCATAGTGTCAGGAtaacgtcatttcctcgtttttttaacgaggaaatgacgtcaaaaatgcagcgctcttacaggttaaggcaccgtgggaacgaggctgagctgttttggttgtgaaattaaaaatggcggacacttcactcgtttcaagagtaaaaattacagctggaactaggcgtaataatagcaaaaaacatagcaaaaacagcaagaagacaactcggagggcgacatctgctatttggagaatatttgcggagctggacaaacctaaacgtaaactatcgaagataaacttaacatcgattgTTCCATAGAAGAGCGCCACTGTAACTGAAACTACGCTTCAGGTAATCAGTTCTTGGTTTTGGGAGCATTAAGTTTTTCTTCGCGTTGCGAAAATAGCAATTTGGTGTTCTTCAGGCAAACAAATAACAGAGATAAGCTGGGGCGAGATTATTAATGCACTTGTACATTAAATTAGCCTTTTGTTTAGCCCTTCTAACCGATAAATTGTCCCAACCAAGCGAGTTAAGAAGAAATCTGGAACTAGTATCATAGCTATAGATTTGGTGATAACTCTGATAGCGcgattttgaagtttttgaagtttctcaCTAAGCTGTTGGGCCAAGCTATCCCATACAGCGCTgcaataatcaaagtgtggctcGATAAGAACTAGTATATTTTAATTGCAGTGTgcattgaaacaaatggcctGACCCGCTTAAGAGCACCTATACCAGAGGAtactttttttagagatttCATGAATGTGGGCCTTCCACGAGAGATTTTCATCAATGATAAGCCCGAGAGATTTGCTTTGATTGCTTTGGCTTATTGGGACGCCGTCTATATGAATATTCATTGTGTAGTCATTTAAGGACTGTAGTTTCTGCCTCGAGCTAATAACCATAAACTCTGTTTTGGCGACATTGAGACTTAACTTATTAGCTTTGAGCCAGCGATCAATATACTTCAGGTCACTATTGATTTGGGACTCAAGATCAGGTATAGTAGCTGCTGAAAAGGTAGCATTAGTGTCGTCGGCATACGTTGTAgttgaagtaataaacagttaacgacaATTAAGGTAAGAACTTGATCACGTggtatgatgatgatgatgatgatgcacTTTATTCATGTGTCGATGTATTTAGCTGacgctaattggggacacaacataaagataaaataaataatgaataaatgatatgtaaaagataagaaataaaaaagctatTTAAAAAGAGCTATAGTATAATCCTATCtatattatatatacatttaCAATATGctaaaataatcaaaacaattCTAGGAACACGGGCACAACTTAAGAGGTACAAATTACGCACGCGGAGCAATTGTTGCCATTTATCAGTTTAGTGAGATCCTTACATCTAATATGAAACTTAAACCTAGATAGGCTGCTCGTTTCAGTGATGTTTTTATCTAGCTTGGTACAAATTCatgtttgccgtttggcgttaACTTGAATCTTAATCTCTTTAATCTCTCTATGTTTTCCTTCTAAAAGGTCAGAGCTTGCAGAATGAATAGTTTGCAATACGTTGAATTGAAGAACAAACAATAGGTCTTATTCTCTCAATCTGCTTACTGTCGATATAAAAAGCAGGTGATAGCTAGAATTCTTCTCTTCTTGATCCTCCATAAGATTTTAATTTTGTGGTCACAAATAGTCTCTTAAAAATTTGTAAAGATTTATACGATATGACCATCGACTTGGAAAATccgtgttttcttttttaaaaatccgtTGGCAAGTTCATGATTTATATAACTGTTAATCATTTGGTTAATATCAAGTATCTGTGAGAGACATTTTCTGCTTCCGTCTTATCGAACCGGAAATTGTAGAAAATCTAAAAGCCTGACAAGGAAGTATGAGACCTTTGCATAAGGACGTGGAGTCTTAGAtgtctgttgttttgtttttcaaaggaCACGATTCTTTGTTCCCATTTACTGTCAAGAATATCATCAGTGCCCCAAATCAAATCGTGGAAATGGGACAAATGTCtaaaacacagaaaaataaatagcCAGTTATGTTCAAGAACTGCCGAAGAGATTTCGTTTGACTGATGGTCACAGAAAGACTCAAAAGGTGCATCAGTGTTGCATGCATAAATTTAACCAAACTTTCCTCCGGAAGTGGAAATGATTGAAAAGGGGTGACCGTCTCTGGCAGACCATCTCATTACAACTTACTGAGCTGAAGCTCAAGTGATATGTTTTCGATGCAATTGTAGATCCACGTAGTGAGGTTTCGAAAGGTGGAAATTTTTAGTACGTCTATTTTTGATAGGAAAACCGTTATCGATCTTTCTCCGTATTACCAAACCCAAAATGATAAAAGgtctaaaatgaaaaggaagCTTAGAATTACCTTTGTTCAAGAAAGGAGAGTCCGTTGCCGTCTTTCTTGGCTCTTGGTTTTTCTCCAGTGAGAAGATTCTGTCCCTCTGAGCTCTCAATTCCAGTTCCAACCTTACAAAGCCAGCAGTAAAGAAAAgtacattagagagattaagattcacgtttacgccaaacggcaaacgtgaatttgtaccacgtgaccaagttttccccttatttttcgtttactgtttattgcttctacacaaaaataagtggttttatgccagttttatccaaaggaatcgttctggactgtttttatctgcttattttct is a genomic window containing:
- the LOC140947974 gene encoding uncharacterized protein, which produces MIVALNESAKFQCTPDKNVVATISWTKKDGSIPVGRYAIVKGILYMKNVINSDNGIYVCTISTDQGTAQAAVTLYVRALPDISLVPGPIYAEMGKDISLPECGVIGYPPPVISWTKLFDQLPTGRSAVEGQTLTIKKLQKKDGGTYICTAKNAMGASHAMTTLIVNVVPQFTVKPPKKIELYHGQSVTLNCSAVGHPVPKITWSRCKGDMPEGLTQVKDGQLKINSLTAEDSDIYTCSAQSETVRVETEVQLTVKTARDCAELLNAGFKENGLYTVNPTNTNKTSFEVFCDMTTDGGGWTVFHKRFNGFVGFYRGWEEYKNGFGDVRGEFWLGNEKIHQLTEIPSQLRVEIKTKDNGNKYAKYSNFTVANEASSYTLFVGFYTGTATDQLAIHDGMAFSTKDRDNDENSSNCAVINKGAWWYNSCARSSLNSNYGNGHYNWNWGPLLASEMKLKPARPK